In the Oryza glaberrima chromosome 6, OglaRS2, whole genome shotgun sequence genome, one interval contains:
- the LOC127776808 gene encoding putative serine/threonine-protein kinase-like protein CCR3 has translation MAVWGGLGQAATVAQLVGADVGGLISSIIQAAATARQNKRECDQLARRVVMIADLLPHLQDAEVMRRPEVRRPLVELGDTLLEAHELVASCQGRSAAYRFVMAGRLADRFRDVQSKIDSYLIVFPFIAHIDITRRLDQIYRILAPNDTAAASSSSSAGSSQSDQIYNILVSNDATAASSPSSAGSLQSPDVLEFARISQGDGGEEFTVKELVAATNNFANEIGRGSCGSVYKGRLRDGREVAIKSLVKTSPDHGREESLMRELAILSRLRHDHIVRLLGFCVVREKKRESTLLLSFRKKKKKAAERQAGELLLVYDYMENGSLADQLHGHLSSSSSSSPVMASWKMRIKMLLGVSRGIQYLHHGATTTAIIHGDIKLSNILVDSSWVPHLTDFGAAVINGMERPSTVVHGTAGYIDPELYSTMNQTRSSDVYSFGVVMLEMLTGKRPIFIDRKEEGEVTNLVAFSLPIIEDGELGRLLDRRPAEPTARQLEALEMVARTAARCVQLQRKERPAISEVVAILETALDLLLRDG, from the exons ATGGCTGTGTGGGGTGGGTTGGggcaggcggcgacggtggcgcagcTGGTCGGCGCGGACGTCGGCGGGCTCATCTCCAGCATCATCCAAGCGGCAGCGACGGCTCGGCAGAACAAGAGGGAGTGCGACCAGCTCGCCCGCCGCGTCGTCATGATCGCCGACCTGCTGCCGCACCTGCAGGACGCGGAGGTGATGCGGCGGCCGGAGGTCCGGCGGCCGCTGGTGGAGCTCGGCGACACGCTCCTGGAGGCTCACGAGCTCGTGGCCTCCTGCCAAGGCCGGAGCGCGGCATATCGGTTCGTCATGGCGGGGCGCCTGGCTGACAGGTTCAGGGACGTGCAGAGCAAGATCGACTCCTACCTCATTGTCTTCCCTTTCATCGCCCACATCGACATCACCCGTCGCCTCGATCAGATCTACAGAATTCTTGCTCCAAACGATACGGCCGcagcatcatcttcttcatctgcAGGCAGCTCACAGTCGGATCAAATCTACAACATTCTTGTTTCAAATGATGCGACCGCAGCATCTTCTCCTTCATCTGCAGGCTCCCTGCAGTCACCAGATGTGCTG GAGTTTGCACGGATTTCgcaaggagatggaggagaggagttcACCGTGAAGGAGCTCGTGGCGGCGACCAACAACTTCGCCAACGAGATCGGCAGAGGCAGCTGCGGCAGCGTGTACAAGGGAAGGCTTCGCGACGGGCGGGAGGTGGCAATCAAATCCTTGGTAAAGACATCACCGGACCATGGCCGGGAGGAATCTCTCATGAGGGAGCTCGCCATTCTCTCCCGTCTCCGCCATGACCACATCGTCCGCCTCCTTGGCTTCTGCGTGgtaagggagaagaagagggagagcacGCTGCTGCTATCCTTccggaagaaaaagaagaaggcggcggagaggcaggCTGGAGAGCTCCTTCTCGTCTACGATTACATGGAGAATGGCTCACTCGCCGATCAGCTGCATGGCCacctgtcgtcgtcgtcgtcgtcgtcgccggtgatggCGTCGTGGAAGATGCGCATCAAGATGCTGCTCGGCGTGTCGCGGGGCATCCAGTACCTGCACCACGGCGCCACCACGACGGCGATCATCCACGGGGACATCAAGCTGTCCAACATCCTCGTCGACTCGAGCTGGGTGCCGCATTTGACGGACTTCGGCGCGGCGGTGATCAACGGCATGGAGCGTCCGAGCACCGTCGTGCACGGCACGGCCGGATACATCGACCCGGAGTTGTACAGCACAATGAATCAGACGCGGAGcagcgacgtgtacagcttcggcgtcgtgATGCTGGAGATGCTCACGGGCAAGAGGCCAATTTTCATCGATCGgaaggaggagggcgaggtCACCAACTTGGTAGCCTTTTCGCTTCCAATCATTGAAGACGGCGAGCTGGGGAGGTTGCTGGacaggcggccggcggagccAACGGCGAGGCAGCTCGAGGCGTTGGAAATGgtggcgcggacggcggcgcgctgCGTGCAGCTGCAGCGGAAGGAGCGACCGGCGATATCGGAAGTCGTGGCCATACTCGAGACTGCGCTTGATCTCCTCCTTCGCGATGGGTAG
- the LOC127777436 gene encoding ATP-dependent 6-phosphofructokinase 3-like, with product MASPPTASASASEAAESGRRSAPGPIDVPSPRDHLHHLLDRRDTPRVVHVEGTTMQRQRGEAAGDAAAAAAAAKPEVKLVTGDGGYVLEDVPHVCDYLPDLPTYSNPLQDNPAYSVVKQYFVNPDDTVCQKAIVHKDGPRGNHFRRAGPRQRVFFESDEVHACIVTCGGLCPGLNTVIREIVCGLYDMYGVSRVLGIQGGYRGFYACNTIDLSPKSVNDIHKRGGTVLGTSRGGHETMKIVDSIQDRGINQVYVIGGDGTQRGAGVIFEEIRRRGLKVAVAGIPKTIDNDIPVIDRSFGFDTAVEEAQRAINAAHVEAGSAENGIGLVKLMGRHSGFIAHYATLASRDVDCCLIPESPFYLEGEGGLFRYLEKRLKENGHMVIVVAEGAGQKLINETKESMGKDASGNSILLDVGLWLSQKIKEHFKKIKTTINLKYIDPTYMIRAIPSNASDNVYCTLLAHSVVHGAMAGYTGFTVGQVNGRHCYIPFYRITEKQNKVSITDRMWARLLSSTNQPSFLSKKDVEDAKMEEERASKFFDGPPPNPKVEDKVASNGKAVK from the exons ATGGCGTCGCCTCCAACCGCCTCCGCGTCCGCCAGTGAGGCCGCGGAATCCGGCAGGCGGAGCGCGCCGGGGCCGATCGACGTGCCGAGCCCGAGGGACCACCTGCACCACCTCCTCGACCGACGTGACACGCCGCGGGTCGTGCACGTGGAGGGGACGACGATGCAGCGGCagcgtggggaggcggcgggtgacgcggcggcggcggcggcggcggcgaagcccgAGGTGAAGCTGGTGACCGGGGATGGCGGGTACGTGCTCGAGGACGTGCCGCATGTGTGCGACTACCTCCCCGATCTACCG ACATACTCAAATCCACTGCAAGATAACCCGGCATACTCGGTTGTGAA GCAATACTTTGTAAACCCAGATGACACTGTCTGCCAGAAG GCCATTGTTCACAAGGATGGCCCTAGAGGCAACCACTTCCGTCGTGCTGGGCCTCGACAGAGG GTGTTTTTTGAATCGGATGAGGTCCATGCATGCATTGTCACATGTGGAGGACTGTGCCCTGGACTGAACACTGTCATTAGGGAAATTGTATGTGGCTTATATGACATGTATGGTGTCAGTAGGGTACTTGGAATTCAG GGTGGGTATAGAGGTTTCTATGCTTGTAACACCATTGACTTGAGTCCAAAGAGTGTAAACGACATTCACAAAAGGGGTGGAACTGTTCTTGGGACATCACGTGGAGGCCATGAAACCATGAAGATTGTTGACAGCATCCAGGATCGTGGTATAAATCAG GTTTATGTAATTGGTGGTGATGGTACTCAAAGGGGTGCAGGAGTGATTTTTGAA GAGATTAGAAGACGTGGTCTCAAGGTTGCTGTTGCTGGCATTCCAAAGACGATTGATAATGATATACCA GTAATTGACAGATCATTTGGTTTCGACACTGCAGTTGAGGAGGCCCAACGTGCAATAAATGCTGCTCATGTAGAAGCTGGAAGTGCCGAGAATGGTATAGGCCTCGTAAAGCTAATGGGTCGACACAGTG GTTTCATTGCACACTATGCTACTCTAGCCAGCAGAGACGTG GATTGTTGCTTGATTCCAGAGTCACCTTTCTATCTGGAAGGTGAAGGTGGCCTTTTTAGATATTTGGAAAAGCGTCTGAAGGAGAATGGTCATATGGTTATCGTTGTTGCGGAGGGTGCAGGGCAGAAACTTATTAATGAAACAAAGGAATCAATGGGGAAAGATGCTTCAGGCAATTCGATTCTTCTTGATGTTGGTCTTTGGTTATCTCAAAAGATAAAA GAGCATTTCAAGAAAATCAAGACAACTATAAATCTCAAGTATATAG ATCCTACATACATGATACGTGCCATTCCTAGCAATGCATCTGACAATGTGTATTGCACACTGTTGGCACACAGTGTGGTTCATGGAGCCATGGCTGGATACACTGGTTTCACTGTTGGCCAAGTAAATGGTCGGCATTGCTATATCCCGTTTTAC AGGATCACAGAGAAGCAGAACAAAGTTTCAATTACTGATAGGATGTGGGCAAGACTTCTCTcctcaaccaaccagccaaGTTTCCTCAGCAAGAAAGATGTGGAGGACGCAAAGATGGAAGAAGAGAGAGCATCCAAGTTTTTCGATGGGCCGCCTCCCAACCCCAAGGTTGAAGACAAAGTCGCTTCCAATGGCAAGGCTGTGAAGTGA
- the LOC127777437 gene encoding phosphatidylglycerophosphate phosphatase PTPMT2-like yields the protein MAVVEAAGGRRGVAAGERRKAKAKEAAVGAMARALFYPTLLYNVVRSKVQAEFRWWDEVDQFILLGAVPFRRDVPRLQKLGVYGVITLNEPFETLVPSSMYQSRGIDHLVIPTRDYLFAPSLVDISRAVDFIHRNASCGRMTYIHCKAGRGRSTTVVLCYLVKYKNMTPSTAFEHVRSKRARVLLTRSQWRVVQDFSKKNAEAELPTVTSHSAAASAAGNVVSVTEADLESSEVTAANIPDITEHASLSSHKTTPTKPMTNMLSCLFPSLK from the exons ATGGCCGTAgtagaggcggccggaggaaggcgcggggtggcggcgggggagcggaggaaggcgaaggcgaaggaggcggcggtgggcgccaTGGCGAGGGCGCTGTTCTACCCGACGCTGCTGTACAACGTGGTGCGGAGCAAGGTCCAGGCCGAGTTCCGGTGGTGGGACGAGGTCGATCAG TTCATTTTGCTTGGAGCTGTTCCATTCCGTAGAGATGTTCCCCGGTTGCAGAAGCTTGGGGTGTATGGTGTCATAACCCTGAATGAACCATTTGAGACTTTGGTGCCATCATCGATGTATCAG TCTCGTGGGATTGATCACCTTGTTATTCCTACAAGAGATTACCTGTTTGCTCCCTCACTTGTGGATATTAGTCGAGCTGTTGATTTCATACATA GAAATGCGTCTTGTGGGAGGATGACATATATCCATTGCAAAGCTGGAAGAGGCAGGAGTACAACTGTTGTCTTATGTTATCTG GTGAAATACAAGAATATGACGCCTTCTACAGCTTTTGAGCATGTGCGGTCTAAAAGGGCTCGAGTGTTGCTGACTCGTTCTCAATGGAGG GTGGTTCAAGATTTCAGCAAGAAGAATGCAGAAGCAGAACTTCCCACTGTTACAAGCCACTCAGCAGCAGCATCTGCAGCAGGGAATGTGGTATCGGTAACAGAAGCAGATTTGGAGAGCTCTGAAGTAACAGCAGCTAATATTCCTGATATTACAGAGCATGCCAGCTTGTCTTCTCACAAGACTACCCCAACCAAGCCAATGACAAATATGCTCTCATGTTTGTTTCCATCTCTGAAGTGA
- the LOC127777438 gene encoding profilin LP04: MSWQAYVDDHLMCEIDGNHLTAAAIVGHDGSVWAQSPNFPQYKPEEITGIMKDFDEPGSLAPTGLFLGGTKYMVIQGEPGVVIRGKKGTGGICVKKTGLSLILGIYDEPMTPGQCNMIVERLGDYLIEQGC; encoded by the exons ATGTCGTGGCAGGCGTACGTCGACGACCACCTGATGTGCGAGATAGACGGCAaccacctcaccgccgccgccatcgtcggccACGACGGCAGCGTCTGGGCGCAGTCCCCCAACTTCCCGCAG TACAAGCCTGAGGAGATTACTGGCATCATGAAGGACTTTGATGAACCCGGCAGTCTCGCACCAACTGGTCTTTTCCTTGGGGGCACAAAATACATGGTGATCCAAGGTGAACCAGGGGTTGTCATCCGAGGAAAGAAG GGCACTGGAGGCATATGTGTCAAGAAGACTGGCCTGTCGTTGATTCTTGGAATCTATGATGAGCCGATGACCCCAGGCCAGTGCAACATGATTGTGGAGAGGCTTGGCGATTATCTGATCGAGCAGGGTTGCTAA
- the LOC127777368 gene encoding B-box zinc finger protein 22-like, translating to MKIQCNACGAAEARVLCCADEAALCTACDEEVHAANKLAGKHQRVPLLSDDGGAAPAAAAPAVPKCDICQEASGYFFCLEDRALLCRDCDVSIHTVNSFVSVHQRFLLTGVQVGLDPADPVPPVADKHVKSAGGSVDSATKHLQRNPTDLSGENSASLPSQNVINGNYSRQSSVTMAKTGQVNWTMSNNTIRSIDPPPKYSSEESPALLLASHTNTMAAYSNQISKDSDRIYNLPFTGGNGSDSLHDWHVDEFFSNSEFGFAEHGSSKGDNAKPGSAGGSPQCRLAEGLFVEGLLGQVPDNPWTVPEVPSPPTASGLYWQNNLLCPSYDSTMFVPEISSLENSQNNFTVSAGLKRRRRQF from the exons ATGAAGATCCAGTGCAACgcgtgcggcgcggcggaggcgcgggtgcTGTGCtgcgccgacgaggcggcgctcTGCACGGCGTGCGACGAGGAGGTGCACGCCGCCAACAAGCTCGCCGGGAAGCACCAGCGGGTGCCGCTGctctccgacgacggcggcgcggcgccagccgccgccgccccggccgtgCCCAAGTGCGACATCTGCCAG GAGGCTTCTGGATACTTCTTCTGCCTGGAGGACCGTGCACTTCTTTGCAGAGATTGTGATGTTTCTATACACACAGTAAACTCCTTTGTTTCAGTACACCAAAGATTCCTACTAACAGGTGTTCAAGTTGGCCTTGATCCTGCTGATCCAGTTCCACCTGTTGCTGACAAGCATGTTAAGAGTGCTGGTGGTTCAGTGGATTCGGCAACTAAACATTTGCAAAGGAATCCTACAGACTTATCTGGTGAAAACAGTGCATCTTTGCCCAGCCAAAATGTAATCAATGGTAATTATTCTAGGCAGAGTTCTGTTACAATGGCCAAGACAGGACAGGTCAATTGGACTATGAGCAACAACACAATTAGATCAATAGACCCTCCACCCAAGTACTCATCAGAGGAAAGTCCAGCACTTCTGCTAGCTAGCCACACTAACACCATGGCAGCGTACTCCAATCAAATCAGTAAGGATAGTGATCGGATCTACAACTTACCATTCACAGGTGGTAATGGGTCAGATAGTCTACATGATTGGCATGTTGATGAGTTCTTTAGTAACTCAGAATTTGGCTTTGCTGAGCATGGTTCTTCTAAG GGTGACAACGCTAAGCCAGGTAGTGCTGGTGGATCTCCGCAGTGCCGTCTGGCTGAAGGCCTGTTTGTCGAAGGACTTCTAGGTCAAGTGCCTGACAATCCATGGACAGTGCCTGAGGTTCCCTCGCCACCGACAGCCTCTGGTCTCTATTGGCAAAATAATTTGCTTTGCCCTTCGTATGACAGCACTATGTTTGTCCCCGAGATTTCCTCCCTGGAGAACTCTCAGAACAACTTCACTGTATCTGCTGGGCTGAAGCGCCGAAGGAGGCAGTTTTGA
- the LOC127777263 gene encoding ubiquinone biosynthesis O-methyltransferase, mitochondrial-like produces MLRRVAPSLRRAILTSSAHGRAGAQLTEPGLSPSHALLPQWRLCSSAASTNSPPPPPPPPQGTPRPAGGSTVSSLNPAEVAKFAAIAETWWDSEGPFKPLHLMNPTRLSFIRSTLCRHFRRDPNSSKPLEGLKVIDVGCGGGILSEPLARMGATVTGIDAVDKNIKIARVHAASDPSTASIEYFCTTAEDLVKEHKQFDAVISLEVIEHVANPSGFCESLSALTVPNGATVISTINRSMRAYATAIVAAEYILNWLPKGTHQWSKLVTPEELVLILERASISVQEMAGFMYNPLRGEWSLSDDLTVNYIAYGMKKVETPSESN; encoded by the exons ATgctccgccgcgtcgcgccaTCCCTGCGGCGAGCTatcctcacctcctccgccCATGGCCGCGCGGGCGCGCAACTCACGGAGCCTGGTCTCTCGCCTTCCCACGCTCTGCTCCCGCAATGGCGCCTTTGCTCCTCCGCGGCCTCCACGAACtctcccccgcccccgccgcctccgcctcaggGAACACCGCGTCCAGCAGGCGGATCCACCGTCTCGTCGCTGAACCCCGCCGAGGTCGCCAAGTTCGCCGCCATCGCTGAGACCTG GTGGGATTCTGAAGGTCCATTCAAGCCGTTGCATCTGATGAATCCAACTCGACTGTCTTTTATCCGGTCCACTCTCTGTAGACATTTCAG GCGGGATCCAAATTCTTCTAAACCACTTGAAGGCCTTAAAGTTATTGATGTTGGATGTGGGGGTGGCATTCTCTCAGAG CCTCTTGCTCGGATGGGAGCTACAGTTACAGGAATTGATGCTGTTGACAAAAATATAAAGATTGCACGTGTCCATGCT GCATCTGATCCATCAACTGCTTCCATAGAATATTTCTGCACAACAgctg AGGATTTGGTGAAAGAGCACAAACAATTTGATGCTGTGATTTCTCTTGAG GTGATCGAGCATGTGGCTAATCCCTCGGGGTTCTGTGAATCTTTGTCAGCTTTGACAGTTCCTAATGGGGCCACTGTGATTTCTACAATCAACCGCTCAATGAGGGCATATGCAACTGCAATAGTCGCTGCGGAGTATATTCTTAATTGG CTTCCTAAAGGCACACATCAGTGGTCCAAACTAGTTACCCCTGAGGAGCTGGTCCTTATACTGGAAAGAGCTTCAATCTCT GTACAAGAAATGGCCGGGTTTATGTATAATCCGCTGCGTGGAGAGTGGTCTCTGTCAGATGATCTTACTGTAAATTATATTGCTTATGGCATGAAGAAAGTCGAAACACCTTCTGAGTCAAATTGA
- the LOC127777264 gene encoding ubiquinone biosynthesis O-methyltransferase, mitochondrial-like, translating to MLRCLPPCLRRALPASSSSTSAARRGVRLAEHGQSPPQSAPPPPSPATQKDGAVRTPGGGSTASSLNPAEVAHFASFAETWWDTEGPFKHLLVMNPTRVSFIRSILCKHFRRDPNSSKPLEGLKIIDVGCAAGILSEPLARMGATVTGIDAADESIKIARVHAASDPLTASIEYLCTTAEDLVKENKQFDAVICLEVIEHVDNPSEFCGSLSALTVPNGAFVISTINRSIRAFATMIVALEYIFHWIPKGTHHWSKLVTPDELVQMLEKASIYVQEMAGIGYNPWHGDFSMSKDTSVDYFAYGIKKVETPSVVPQTQA from the exons ATGCTCCGCTGCCTTCCTCCGTGCCTCCGGCGAGcgctccccgcctcctcctcctccacctccgctgctcgccgcggcgTTCGCCTCGCGGAGCATGGCCAATCCCCTCCTCAATCCGCACCCCCACCACCTTCTCCGGCTACGCAGAAGGACGGCGCGGTGCGTACTCCGGGCGGCGGATCCACCGCCTCGTCGCTGAACCCCGCCGAGGTCGCCCATTTCGCCTCCTTTGCTGAGACCtg GTGGGATACTGAAGGGCCATTCAAGCATTTGCTTGTGATGAATCCAACCCGAGTGTCTTTTATCCGGTCCATTCTATGTAAACATTTCAG GCGGGATCCAAATTCATCTAAACCACTTGAAGGTCTTAAAATTATTGATGTTGGATGTGCGGCTGGCATTCTCTCGGAG CCTCTTGCTCGGATGGGAGCTACAGTTACCGGAATTGATGCTGCTGACGAAAGTATAAAGATTGCACGCGTCCATGCT GCATCTGATCCATTGACTGCTTCCATTGAATATCTCTGCACAACAgctg AGGACTTGGTAAAAGAGAACAAACAATTCGATGCTGTAATTTGTCTTGAG GTGATTGAGCATGTGGATAATCCTTCGGAGTTCTGTGGGTCTCTGTCAGCTTTGACAGTTCCTAATGGGGCCTTTGTCATTTCTACAATCAACCGCTCAATAAGAGCATTTGCAACTATGATAGTTGCTCTTGAGTATATTTTCCACTGG ATTCCTAAAGGCACACACCATTGGTCAAAATTAGTTACCCCTGATGAGTTAGTGCAAATGCTGGAAAAAGCCTCAATCTAT GTACAAGAAATGGCAGGGATTGGTTATAATCCATGGCATGGAGATTTTTCCATGTCAAAGGATACTAGTGTGGATTATTTTGCTTATGGCATAAAGAAAGTTGAAACACCCTCAGTAGTGCCACAAACTCAAGCTTAG
- the LOC127776775 gene encoding pentatricopeptide repeat-containing protein At5g39710-like — MAVAAAAAAGGGGSHRSVHHAHLAALLNPSPRSPPHPHPLQLHRRHLPLSLPAARRLAAAFPPLPLLLSLLAALRLLPSPPPPRPFDALIRSYASLPRPSLAAAALAFAASAGYAPSVPAYNAVLLALSDASLPSARRFLSSMLRHGVAPNVYTYNILVRALCARGRLEEAVGVVGDMRGAGCAPNAVTYNTLVAAFCRAGELDGAERVVSSMREEGNAKPNLVTFNSMVNGLCKAGRMEGARKVFDEMVREGLAPDVVSYNTLLSGYCKVGCLHESLAVFSEMTQRGLVPDVVTFTSLIHATCKAGNLEQAMALVAQMRERGLRMNEVTFTALIDGFCKKGFLDDALLAVEEMRKCGIQPSVVCYNALINGYCKLGRMDLARELIREMEAKRVKPDVVTYSTIISGYCKVGNLDSAFQLNQKMLKKGVLPDAITYSSLIRGLCEEKRLNDACELFENMLQLGVQPDEFTYTTLIDGHCKEGNVEKALSLHDEMIRKGVLPDVVTYSVLINGLSKSARTKEAHRLLFKLYHEDPVPDNIKYDALMLCCSKAEFKSVVALLKGFCMKGLMKEADKVYQSMLDRNWKLDGSVYSILIHGHCRGGNVRKALSFHKQMLRSGFSPNSTSTISLVRGLFEEGMVVEADNAIQDLLTCCPLADAEASKALIDLNRKEGNVDALIDVLCGMARDGLLPSSG, encoded by the coding sequence atggcggtcgccgccgccgccgccgccggcggcggaggcagccaCCGTTCCGTCCACCATGCGCACCTCGCGGCGCTGCTCAACCCCtcaccgcgctcgccgccgcacccgcaCCCGCTCCAGCTCCACCGGCGCCACCTCCCGCTGTCCCTTCCCGcggcccgccgcctcgccgcggccttcccgccgctcccgctcctcctctccctcctcgccgcgctccgcctcctcccctcgccgccgccgccccgccccttCGACGCGCTCATCAGGTCGTAcgcctccctcccgcgcccctccctcgccgccgcggcgctcgcgtTCGCCGCGTCGGCCGGGTACGCCCCCTCCGTCCCGGCCTACAACGCCGTACTCCTCGCGCTCTCCGACGCCTCGCTCCCCTCCGCCCGCCGCTTCCTCTCCTCCATGCTCCGCCACGGCGTGGCGCCCAACGTGTACACCTACAACATCCTCGTCCGCGCGCTCTGCGCCCGCGGCCGCCTGGAGGAGGCGGTCGGCGTCGTGGGCGACATGCGTGGCGCGGGCTGCGCGCCCAACGCCGTCACCTACAACACGCTCGTCGCGGCGTTCTGCAGGGCCGGGGAGTTGGACGGCGCGGAGAGGGTGGTCAGCTCGATGAGGGAGGAGGGCAATGCGAAGCCGAATCTGGTGACCTTCAACTCGATGGTGAATGGGCTGTGTAAAGCGGGGAGGATGGAGGGTGCAcgcaaggtgttcgatgaaatggtGAGGGAGGGGTTGGCACCGGATGTGGTCAGCTACAACACCTTGTTAAGTGGTTACTGCAAGGTGGGTTGCTTACATGAGTCATTGGCGGTGTTTTCAGAGATGACACAGAGAGGGCTTGTGCCAGATGTCGTGACGTTTACGTCGCTAATCCATGCAACATGTAAGGCTGGTAACTTGGAGCAGGCAATGGCTCTGGTGGCGCAGATGAGGGAGAGGGGCCTTCGGATGAACGAGGTCACTTTCACGGCACTTATTGATGGTTTCTGCAAGAAGGGGTTCTTGGATGATGCATTGCTTGCAGTTGAGGAGATGAGGAAATGTGGGATCCAGCCTTCAGTGGTATGTTACAATGCACTTATTAATGGGTACTGCAAGTTAGGAAGAATGGATCTAGCAAGAGAGCTAATCCGTGAAATGGAGGCTAAAAGAGTGAAACCCGATGTTGTGACCTATAGTACGATTATCAGCGGATACTGTAAGGTTGGCAATTTGGATTCTGCATTCCAATTGAATCAGAAAATGCTCAAAAAGGGTGTGCTTCCAGATGCAATCACCTACTCATCACTCATAAGGGGTCTTTGTGAAGAGAAAAGGCTCAATGATGCTTGTGAGCTATTTGAGAACATGCTTCAACTTGGTGTGCAACCTGACGAATTTACTTATACAACACTCATTGATGGCCACTGCAAGGAAGGAAATGTTGAGAAGGCTCTTTCTCTGCATGATGAGATGATAAGGAAGGGAGTTCTCCCTGATGTTGTGACGTACAGTGTGCTCATAAATGGGCTTAGCAAGTCAGCACGTACAAAGGAGGCACATCGGTTACTCTTTAAACTGTATCATGAAGATCCGGTTCCAGACAATATTAAGTATGATGCTCTGATGCTTTGTTGCAGCAAAGCTGAGTTTAAGAGTGTAGTGGCCCTCCTGAAGGGATTTTGCATGAAAGGCTTGATGAAGGAAGCTGATAAAGTATACCAGTCGATGTTGGACAGAAACTGGAAGCTTGATGGGTCTGTGTACAGTATACTTATTCATGGGCATTGCAGGGGAGGAAATGTTAGGAAGGCTCTCAGCTTTCATAAACAAATGTTGCGGAGTGGGTTTTCCCCTAATTCAACAAGCACCATTTCATTGGTTAGGGGTTTATTTGAAGAGGGGATGGTTGTGGAAGCAGATAATGCCATTCAGGACTTACTGACTTGTTGTCCACTAGCAGATGCAGAAGCATCAAAGGCTCTTATTGACCTCAATCGGAAGGAAGGTAATGTGGACGCTTTAATTGATGTTCTTTGTGGTATGGCAAGGGATGGACTACTTCCAAGCTCAGGGTGA